AACGAGACATCCAATGGATGGCCACTTGGGCTACAGATCATGACCATAAGACTTCGAGTGATGGAAAGCATACAGGCTGCTCCAGCTGAATCATATTCCCCTGGACACTTGCGCTTGCCCACTTTTTCCTCTTTCTCATCCTCCAACCTTGACACTGAGGTGAACTGACTACTTCTCTTTCACCAATTTTCACCATTCCTCTTTTATAAGTGTATTCTATTAGCTCACGTTTAAAAGGAATTTTACAGTTAGAACTGCATCTTCCTAGCAAAGAATGATTTGTATGTAACTTGCAATGTTTGCTTTTGACCATGAAATCATCAATGCTACCCATTCCTCTAGGTAGGCCTATTACAGTTGCTAGTAAGACACAGACCTTGCTAATATGTGAACTCTTTAACAATGAAGAAAGCCTTAAAAAGTCTTTTCCAGATCCAAACGTTGGCTCTGCCCCTTGCTTCCTTCATCCAATCTATAGTTTGATGGTGGTGCTTTGCTTGATAGACGTGAGATAGCAAGAAATCAAGGAAGTCTTATGCCTCTCTATCTTCAGAATTAGTTCTTTCATCTCTCCATAGGACATTAGTCAAGACTGACAAAAAAGAAATCAGTGAAATTTTCATGTTGCAGACTTGTTTCCCCTTCTGCTGGATGGACCTGTCTTTCCAAATTTCTTGCTTTTATGAGGATTTAATTTGAACTTTAAACCAATTCACAGGACATGTGAGCAGTGCTGTAActgctaaagctttttttataaaACTATGAAGGCAATCAGAACAGCCTTTgcaatttatttttttagaaCTAGTTCTCATGCCAAAATCTATTTTATTTCTGTGAGTTCAACCAGTCTACAGCATCCTTCTTCCAAGACAATAGCATGTCACTGGGCCGGCTAATTGGCATTCGACCAGGCAAAGGCAATGGAGACTTGTACTGGCCGAGCAGAATTTGCTTAGACGAACGAGAAAGGAGATCAGTAAGGACAGTGAGCTCTGAAGTTTCCAGAGGACAAAGACCAGAAATGGCACAAGGAATTTGCATTCCTCTACTAGTTGGCACCCTAGAAAAGATGAGCAAAAGCAAGAGCAAGACAAGACAATGAATTTTTAGCGGTGAGGCATTAGAAGGGAATAAACATCATTGACATGTATCATTTTCTAATGTCTTCTGTTCtgttattttctatattttagaAAGATCCACTGTAAATTGAACTGTTAATGTTCTAATTCACATCCAATAGAGCATTGTTATGTTTCTTCCTGGAGAACCTGGTTTTTTTTAGCATTCTTTTTCTAAAGGCCAATTGCGCAAAAAAATCTAAAGGtttgttaaattataattatagcaatttttttttttaattttgagtatTATAGTCGAATATTAATTAGTTGTCATAATTATAGTTAAAGGCgtgaattaaatttagaaaaattaataataaattataatagagTTCATGaagttttatttgattaacaaaatggttcattgatttaaatttttatttattatataatgaataaatatttttatttattatataatgaataaatatttttatttattatataaaatatattttaaatttatttttaattaaaattttataaaaaaatatttttattaattaaaattaatataattatcttttaaattaggcatatatatatatatatatattaaaaaatgaaatttaaaaataaatttgtacTATTTTACTAagtaaatttgagaaaaatatacAATTGAAAATAATGTATCCCACGTAAATTATGATatctattaaataaaatacaTATTGGGAATTAATTAGAGTGAATTATATATTAGACTAATGatcaataaatttttaattataaataattttttttattttaattgtagaacaaattaattacaaaattaaaatctcaaaaaaaataactataataattaataatagatcataaaattataaacataaaaaaattttgtcacaaattt
The sequence above is a segment of the Hevea brasiliensis isolate MT/VB/25A 57/8 chromosome 11, ASM3005281v1, whole genome shotgun sequence genome. Coding sequences within it:
- the LOC110632860 gene encoding uncharacterized protein LOC110632860 codes for the protein MATEENETSNGWPLGLQIMTIRLRVMESIQAAPAESYSPGHLRLPTFSSFSSSNLDTESTASFFQDNSMSLGRLIGIRPGKGNGDLYWPSRICLDERERRSVRTVSSEVSRGQRPEMAQGICIPLLVGTLEKMSKSKSKTRQ